The following coding sequences lie in one Sorghum bicolor cultivar BTx623 chromosome 6, Sorghum_bicolor_NCBIv3, whole genome shotgun sequence genomic window:
- the LOC8073573 gene encoding putative protein Brevis radix-like 5 produces the protein MHACFHGGGGGGNSSRITKSVGFIAKSMKALSLLKVKTAGGGEGEGHPRAPRRRRQRRHRRRSPEAEELQDKDVAAASSSASSSAKIAPAAQPHEAAADGDHRKDRLHQDEERGQGGAKHEHCDKCCSPLDDGGGGGDEEEAAEGTADAASDGEWAAEPEPGVLMTLVPRGDGANYLRRIRFSEEYFGDAWAAQTWWADNCDRIVELYSVVVQPQDGENDDDDDPAAPVTPCQSEDDEHHQLQDGIGDLDYSASCSASASGGSTSNFSGPSSGSGSGSANKVDSPILGLVTEADSITRTARAQHSHKAMGQEQ, from the exons ATGCACGCGTGcttccatggcggcggcggcggcggcaacagcAGCAGGATCACCAAGTCCGTCGGCTTCATCGCCAAGAGC ATGAAGGCCCTGTCCCTCCTAAAGGTGAagacggcgggcggcggcgagggcgagggccaCCCGCGCGCGCCGCGACGGCGGCGTCAGCGGCGGCATCGGAGGCGGTCCCCGGAGGCCGAGGAGCTGCAGGACAAGGACGTCGCGGCGGCGTCGTCGTCCGCGTCCTCGTCCGCCAAGATCGCGCCGGCGGCGCAGCCGcacgaagccgccgccgacggtgACCATCGGAAAGACCGCCTCCACCAGGACGAGGAGCGGGGGCAAGGAGGAGCGAAACATGAGCACTGCGACAAGTGCTGCTCGCCgttggacgacggcggcggcggcggcgacgaggaggaggccgccgAGGGTACGGCGGACGCGGCGAGTGACGGGGAGTGGGCGGCGGAGCCGGAGCCCGGTGTGCTGATGACGCTGGTGCCGCGCGGCGACGGCGCCAACTACCTCCGCAGGATCCGGTTCAGCGAGGAGTACTTCGGCGACGCGTGGGCGGCGCAGACCTGGTGGGCGGACAACTGCGACCGCATCGTCGAGCTCTACAGCGTCGTCGTCCAGCCGCAGGACGGCgaaaacgacgacgacgacgatccgGCGGCGCCCGTAACCCCATGCCAATCCGAGGACGACGAGCACCACCAACTGCAG GATGGGATTGGGGACCTCGACTACTCGGCGTCGTGCTCGGCCTCGGCGTCGGGAGGGTCCACCTCCAACTTCTCCGGGCCatccagcggcagcggcagcgggtcGGCCAACAAGGTGGACTCTCCAATTCTCGGCCTCGTCACTGAGGCCGACAGCATCACAAGAACAGCCCGGGCGCAGCACAGCCATAAAGCAATGGGACAAGAACAGTGA
- the LOC8058706 gene encoding G-type lectin S-receptor-like serine/threonine-protein kinase LECRK3 produces the protein MRLQVIPWRSLIPGRDTSLSDLEVISSHVHKTGVRRRNQPRSMAHIFFLLLWLPLSCSYTLAQHNISLGSTLNPEGPNRSWLSPSGDFAFGFRPLETNSSQYLLGIWFDQINENIIVWYAKSNGTTAVSSGSSLQFTVNGSLSLRNSTGAEIWSSQIAGGAYASMNDNGNFVLYGADGSPKWQSFTTPTDTILPSQELPSGTILHAKLMDTDYSNGRFILSLETDGNLTFYSVAVPTGFKYDGYWSTNTSGNGGKLVYDTNGTIYYALENNMKRIMQAEMDSTDQYYHWAKLDPDGVLRQYKYPKREAVRSGLPAEWTVVQAMPANICNIVYTDFGSGVCGYNSYCMLNWNQTETECSCAPHYSFFDTERKYKGCKPDFALQSCDLSEAQVLEQFKMIPMNHIDWPHRAYEEYYPIDETTCQSLCLNDCFCAAAVSDHTGYCWKKKLPLSNGNEGSEVQRTVYLKVPKDNYSQTLLNIEASSKWKTNRKDWILGGSIIIGSSVFLNFLFISAHFLGAHFRANREKNHLRAWTRMMTRDFTYRELEEATNGFNEEVGRGASGVVYKGYLHGEFDTSIAVKKIIDRIPQETEKEFTMEVQTIGHTLHKNLVQLLGFCYEGAERLLVYPFMPNGSLTKFLFSGKKPAWALRVDIAHGVARGLLYLHEECGKQIIHCDIKPENILLDNNFIAKISDFGIAKLLKAEQTKTSTGIRGTRGYFAPEWFKNVRISSKVDVYSFGIVLLEIVCCRRNVDLQSNDDEQVVLAYWAYDCYRCSRLDLLVESDEEAIINMKIVERFMRVALWCIQDEPEMRPTMLKVTKMLDGAIEVPQPPIDTPTFISLWH, from the coding sequence atgcgtttACAAGTCATCCCGTGGAGAAGTCTTATTCCCGGACGTGATACCTCATTGAGTGACCTGGAAGTCATATCCTCCCATGTGCATAAAACTGGTGTTAGAAGGAGAAACCAGCCAAGATCAATGGCGCACATATTCTTTCTCCTACTATGGTTGCCACTTTCCTGCTCATATACTCTAGCTCAGCACAATATCAGCTTGGGATCTACTCTGAATCCTGAGGGGCCAAACAGATCATGGCTCTCGCCCTCTGGTGACTTTGCCTTTGGTTTCCGACCCCTGGAGACCAACTCTTCTCAGTATTTACTTGGCATCTGGTTCGATCAGATCAATGAGAATATTATTGTTTGGTATGCCAAATCCAATGGTACAACAGCAGTGTCGTCTGGTTCAAGCCTGCAGTTCACCGTTAATGGTTCGCTTTCTCTCCGTAACTCCACTGGAGCTGAGATCTGGAGCTCCCAGATTGCTGGTGGTGCTTATGCTTCCATGAACGACAATGGAAACTTTGTGCTTTATGGAGCAGACGGCTCCCCCAAGTGGCAAAGTTTTACTACACCAACAGACACCATCCTGCCATCCCAAGAGCTCCCTAGTGGGACTATCCTCCATGCTAAGCTTATGGACACCGACTACTCAAATGGTCGGTTCATCCTCAGTCTTGAAACAGATGGCAACCTGACTTTCTACTCAGTGGCTGTTCCTACAGGATTCAAGTATGATGGTTATTGGTCTACTAACACAAGTGGAAACGGTGGGAAGCTGGTCTATGATACGAATGGCACAATCTACTATGCCTTGGAGAACAACATGAAGCGCATAATGCAAGCAGAGATGGACTCAACAGATCAGTACTACCACTGGGCAAAACTTGACCCAGATGGTGTTCTTCGACAGTATAAGTATCCAAAAAGGGAAGCAGTAAGAAGTGGTTTGCCTGCAGAGTGGACAGTAGTGCAAGCCATGCCGGCAAATATCTGCAATATAGTATATACGGATTTTGGTAGTGGAGTGTGTGGATACAACAGCTATTGCATGTTGAACTGGAATCAGACAGAAACAGAATGTTCATGTGCCCCACACTATTCTTTCTTTGATACAGAAAGGAAGTACAAAGGGTGCAAGCCAGACTTTGCACTGCAGAGCTGTGACTTGAGTGAAGCGCAAGTGCTAGAGCAGTTCAAAATGATTCCAATGAATCATATTGACTGGCCTCATCGTGCTTATGAGGAGTATTACCCCATAGACGAGACTACTTGCCAAAGCTTATGCTTGAATGATTGCTTCTGTGCTGCTGCAGTGTCTGATCATACTGGCTATTGCTGGAAGAAGAAGCTACCTTTGTCTAATGGGAATGAAGGGAGCGAAGTTCAACGGACAGTTTATCTCAAGGTGCCGAAGGATAATTATTCACAGACTCTACTGAATATTGAGGCCAGCAGTAAATGGAAAACCAATAGGAAGGATTGGATACTTGGAGGATCGATCATTATAGGTAGTTCTGTATTTCTCAACTTTCTCTTCATCTCAGCCCATTTTCTGGGAGCTCACTTTAGGGCCAACAGAGAAAAGAACCATTTACGAGCGTGGACCAGGATGATGACAAGAGATTTCACTTACAGAGAACTTGAGGAGGCAACTAATGGGTTCAACGAGGAAGTGGGCAGGGGAGCTTCTGGTGTAGTCTATAAAGGGTACCTACATGGTGAGTTTGACACTAGCATTGCAGTCAAGAAGATCATCGATAGGATCCCACAAGAGACAGAGAAGGAGTTCACAATGGAAGTTCAAACAATTGGGCACACGCTCCACAAGAACTTAGTCCAGCTATTGGGATTCTGCTATGAAGGAGCTGAAAGGCTCCTGGTGTATCCATTTATGCCCAATGGCTCTCTTACTAAGTTCCTCTTCAGTGGGAAGAAGCCAGCATGGGCCCTCCGAGTTGATATTGCCCATGGGGTGGCAAGAGGACTCCTCTACTTGCATGAGGAGTGTGGTAAGCAGATCATACACTGTGACATAAAGCCTGAGAACATCCTTCTTGATAACAACTTTATAGCAAAGATATCAGACTTTGGCATAGCAAAGCTGCTGAAAGCTGAGCAGACAAAAACTAGCACTGGAATCCGAGGTACCCGAGGATACTTTGCTCCAGAGTGGTTCAAGAACGTGAGAATCTCCAGTAAAGTAGATGTGTACAGCTTTGGTATAGTCCTTCTGGAGATTGTATGCTGCAGGCGGAATGTAGACCTTCAGTCCAACGATGACGAGCAAGTTGTATTGGCATACTGGGCATATGATTGCTACCGCTGCAGTCGCCTCGACTTGTTAGTTGAAAGTGATGAGGAAGCAATTATCAATATGAAGATAGTGGAAAGATTCATGAGAGTTGCACTTTGGTGTATACAGGATGAACCAGAAATGCGCCCAACTATGCTTAAAGTGACCAAGATGCTTGACGGAGCAATAGAAGTTCCTCAGCCTCCAATTGATACCCCAACTTTCATAAGTTTATGGCATTGA
- the LOC8073572 gene encoding beta-glucosidase 12 — protein MGMDAYRFSISWTRILPNGSLSGGINREGIRYYNNLINELMSKGLQPFVTLFHWDSPQALEDKYGGFLSPNMINDYKDYAEVCFKEFGDRVKHWITFNEPAQFCSIGYASGIGAPGRCSPWEQGKCSAGDSGREPYTVCHHQLLAHGEAVRLYKEKYQAVQRGKIGVTLVSLWFLPLSPSKSNEDAVTRALDFMLGWFMDPLVGGDYPLSMRRLVGNRLPRFTKEQSKLLKGAFDFIGLNYYTTYYAASLPPSSNGLYSSNTDNQANLSGIRNGVPIGPQAASSWLFMYPQGFRELLLYMKKNYGNPAIYITENGNFIRFDFSSIHRDGANVKAYFAWSLMDNFEWVNGYTLITTSLSQSQLSSQDLPALIKIREQLGNPDALAGWRPGTLCWAWWPAACNEQGRVTKLFLERPINITSALPPAIGLLDQLETLSILEMPGLHGPIPDSFCNLSHLSIFNLMVTSVSGPIPACLYRTNLTSVSFYRSKLNGTIPRSLWKLPYFTSFDAAYNDLVGPIPPLLVHGGKPDRPLVLMLDGNRLTGTIPWTFALERHMLEFRVANNKLTGDPSFLFGRRKVVTGTIDLSGNNFRFNLTGVEMPMQLSFLNLSHNRIYGGVPVSLRDTRVSILDLSYNDLCGEIPTGGHMVQFKAAAYEHNKCLCGTPLPPCRN, from the exons ATGGGAATGGATGCATACAGGTTCTCCATCTCATGGACAAGGATTCTTCCAA ATGGAAGTCTGAGCGGTGGCATCAACAGAGAAGGAATCAGATACTACAACAACTTGATCAATGAACTCATGTCGAAAG GGTTACAACCATTCGTAACCCTTTTCCACTGGGACTCGCCTCAGGCATTAGAAGACAAATACGGAGGATTTCTTAGTCCGAACATGAT AAATGACTACAAGGACTACGCTGAAGTATGCTTCAAAGAGTTTGGTGATAGAGTGAAACACTGGATAACGTTCAACGAACCTGCACAATTCTGCTCAATTGGGTATGCATCTGGCATTGGTGCGCCAGGCCGGTGCTCACCATGGGAGCAGGGCAAGTGCAGCGCTGGGGATTCAGGAAGGGAGCCTTACACTGTCTGTCATCACCAGCTGCTCGCTCATGGAGAAGCAGTTCGCCTGTACAAAGAGAAGTACCAG GCTGTCCAAAGAGGGAAAATCGGAGTAACATTAGTCTCCCTATGGTTTCTTCCTTTGTCCCCATCCAAATCCAATGAGGATGCAGTGACACGTGCTTTAGATTTCATGCTTGGATG GTTTATGGACCCACTTGTTGGAGGTGACTACCCGCTCAGCATGAGAAGATTGGTGGGAAATCGCTTGCCGCGATTCACAAAGGAACAATCTAAGCTACTCAAGGGTGCATTCGATTTCATCGGACTCAACTACTACACCACATACTATGCTGCTAGCCTTCCTCCATCATCAAATGGCCTCTACAGTAGTAACACTGATAATCAAGCTAATCTTTCTG GCATTCGAAATGGTGTGCCCATAGGTCCTCAG GCTGCTTCGTCTTGGCTCTTCATGTACCCTCAAGGCTTTCGCGAGCTTCTACTTTATATGAAGAAAAACTATGGCAACCCTGCTATCTACATCACTGAAAATGGTAACTT TATTAGATTTGACTTTTCTTCAATTCATAGGGATGGAGCAAACGTGAAAGCATACTTTGCATGGTCGTTGATGGACAACTTCGAGTGGGTGAATGGCTACACG CTGATCACCACGTCGCTGTCTCAATCTCAGCTGTCCAGTCAAGACCTCCCGGCTCTCATCAAGATCAGGGAGCAGCTCGGCAACCCGGACGCGCTCGCAGGATGGCGGCCCGGCACGCTCTGCTGGGCGTGGTGGCCCGCGGCCTGCAACGAGCAGGGCCGTGTCACCAAGCTCTTCCTCGAGCGACCAATCAACATCACGTCCGCGCTGCCGCCGGCGATCGGCTTGCTCGACCAGCTGGAGACGCTCAGCATCCTCGAGATGCCGGGCCTGCACGGCCCCATCCCGGACTCCTTCTGCAACCTCTCGCACCTCTCCATCTTCAACCTCATGGTCACCTCCGTGTCGGGCCCCATCCCGGCGTGCCTCTACCGCACCAACCTCACCTCCGTCAGCTTCTACCGCAGCAAGCTCAACGGTACGATCCCCAGGTCGCTGTGGAAGCTCCCgtacttcacctccttcgacgcCGCCTACAACGACTTGGTCGGGCCCATCCCGCCGCTGCTGGTGCACGGCGGCAAGCCCGACCGGCCGTTGGTCCTGATGCTGGACGGCAACCGGCTCACCGGAACTATCCCCTGGACTTTCGCGCTCGAGAGGCACATGCTGGAGTTCAGGGTGGCCAACAACAAGCTCACCGGCGACCCGTCGTTCCTCTTCGGGCGGCGCAAGGTGGTGACCGGCACCATCGACCTGTCCGGGAACAATTTCCGGTTCAACCTCACCGGCGTGGAGATGCCGATGCAGCTGTCTTTCCTGAACCTGAGCCACAACCGGATCTACGGCGGCGTGCCGGTGTCGCTCCGGGACACCAGGGTGTCGATTCTGGACCTCAGCTACAACGACCTCTGCGGGGAGATACCTACCGGCGGGCACATGGTGCAGTTCAAGGCGGCGGCGTACGAGCACAACAAGTGCCTGTGTGGGACACCATTGCCGCCCTGCAGGAATTAA